In the Panulirus ornatus isolate Po-2019 chromosome 57, ASM3632096v1, whole genome shotgun sequence genome, one interval contains:
- the LOC139766284 gene encoding uncharacterized protein — MMSGSRGVAWAVMLMVVIVHCTPSHAHFGSCEDHTPECLQWALAGWCQNNRQYMLQNCPVSCNLCLDPDCFDVSPYCDYYVRRGGCRRSDVLASCPHSCDSCSIGPSPLGSPVLPTLS; from the exons ATGATGTCAGGGAGTCGAGGCGTGGCGTGGGCGGTGATGTTGATGGTCGTGATCGTCCACTGCACGCCCTCACACGCCCACTTTG gtagcTGCGAGGATCACACGCCGGAGTGCCTGCAGTGGGCCCTGGCCGGCTGGTGCCAGAACAATCGGCAGTACATGTTGCAGAACTGCCCCGTTAGCTGCAACCTCTgtctgg ATCCCGACTGCTTCGACGTCAGCCCCTACTGCGACTACTACGTAAGGCGAGGAGGGTGTCGCAGAAGTGACGTCCTGGCCAGCTGTCCCCACTCCTGTGACTCCTGTTCCATTGGCCCGTCTCCACTCGGCTCTCCAGTTCTCCCAACTCTCTCCTAG